In the genome of Calothrix sp. PCC 6303, the window ACCAAAATTCAGCCATTACAGTTTGATTGCTTTGCTGAGTGTGGTTTTAGTGTCGGAATCGGTGGGGGCAAGGGCAACTTTAGCACAGTTGCAAATAGCACAACAGCCAGCGACGACACAGCCAGATGCAACCCGTGCGGAAGCTGAGAAATTAACAAAGGAAGGATTGGAATTATATAAGCAAGGAACCGCAGAATCACTCATTGCAGCCCGTAAAAAATTGGAGCAAGCACTGGTTTTGTGGCAGAAATTAGATGATAAAAAATGGCAAGCTCTTACTCTTCTGGGTATTGGTGGTGTCTACTCAGATTTAGGAGATAAACAGGAAGCGCTCAAGTTTTATAATCAATCCCTCTCTTTATCGATAGAAGTGGGGAATAAGCAGTTGGAAGCTACAACCCTCAATAATATCGGTGGTGTCTACTCAGATTTAGGAGACAAACAGCAAGCACTCAAGTTTTATAACCAATCCCTGCCTTTAAGAATAGAAGTGGGGGATAAATCAGGGCAAGCTACAACCCTCAATAATAGCGGTCTTGTCTACTATAGTTTAGGAGATAAACAGCAAGCACTCAAGTTTTATAACCAATCCCTGCCTTTATATGTAGAAGTGGGGAATAAATCTGGGCAAGCTGTAACCCTCAATAATATTGGCGCTGTCTACTCAGATTTAGGAGACAAACAGCAAGCACTCAAGTTTTATAACCAATCCCTGCCTTTAAGAATAGAAGTGGGGGATAAATCAGGGCAAGCTACAACCCTCAATAATATTGGTGAAGTTTACTTTAGTTTAGGAGATAAACAGCAAGCACTCAAGTTTTATAACCAATCCCTGCCTTTAACGATAGAAGTGGAGGATAAATCTGGGCAAGCTACAACTCTCAATAATATAGGTTTAGTCTACGATAGTTTAGGAGAGAAAACTAAAGCACTCAAGTTTTTTAACCAATCTCTGCCTTTAACGATAGAAGTGGAGGATAAATCCGGACAAGCTAAAATCCTAGCGAATTTAGCTGACTTAGAACGCAAACAAGGCAACTTGGAAGCATCCCTTAAACAAATAGACGCTGCTATCGAAATCATTGAAGAACTACGCAAAACCTATACTAACAAAGAATTACAAACCACCTATTTCGCATCAGTTCAAAATTTCTACCAATTCAAAACCAGTCTGTTGATGGAACTCCACAAAAGAAATCCATCCAAAGGCTACGATTCTCAAGCGTTGAATAATAACGAGCGTTCCCGTGCTAGAGTTCTCATTGATTTACTTGCCGAATCTGGGGCAAATATCCGCAAAGGTGTAAATCCCCAACTCCTAGCAGAGGAACAGCGGTTACAGCAGTTACTCAATGCTAAAGAAAAAGCCAGAACCAATATTATCAGCACTACTAAAGACAGTGACACAGCAGCCAAAGCTACAGCAAAACAGTTAGAAGAAGAAATTGCTGAGATTATCAGCCAGCAGGAAACACTAAAAGCCGAAATTCGCCAGAAAAGCCCGCAATATGACGCACTTCAATATCCTCAACCCCTGGAATTAAAGGGAATTCAGCAACAACTGGACAAAGACACCATTCTGCTGCAATATTCCCTTGGTGAAGAACGTAGTTATCTCTGGTTAGTTACACCCGATTCTCTGCAAGCTTATGAACTGCCAAAAGGTGAAGAGATTGAAAAAGCAGTAACCAACTTCCGAGATGTCATGGATAAATTCGTTAAACGTGGGGATAATTACAAGCCTCAAGAACATCCAAATGACATCAATCAACCAGCTTTGCAACTGAGTCAATTGGTTCTGGCACCTGTGGCTAACAAGTTGGGGAACAAGCGATTAGTTATTGTCGCGGATGGTGGATTACAAACTATTCCTTTTGCGGCATTAGCAGATCCTGGAACCCCACCCCCAGCCCCTCCTGGCTTGCAGGGAGGGGAGAAAGATCAAACAAAACCTCAAAATCTGTCTCCGCAGCAGGGAAGGGAGGAATCAAAGCCTCTCTCCGCGTTGCAGAGAGGTTCTTATCAACCACTACTGGTTAACCACGAAATTGTTAATCTCCCCTCAGTTACAGCTATTCAAACCCAGCGCAAACTACTTAATAACCGTCCACTTTCACCCAAAACCCTGGCTGTACTTGCAGATCCGGTATTTTCAGCAGAACAAGCCCAAGGCAAACCCGAATCTTGGGGAATTGAAGTTGATGTACATCGTTCAGCCCAGCAACGGGCAATGAAAAACCTCAACCGCAGCGGTTTGATACCTCTACCAGGTACCCGCATCGAAGCTAAAGCAATGCTCAAATTACTGCCATCTGAGCAAACTACCTATGCATTCGGTGCTGATGCTAATTACGAATTTGCCACTAATCCCACACTCAAACAATATCAACACCTTTTCTTTGCAACCCACGGCTTGGTGGATACTAAACAACCTGAGTTATCAGGGATTGCGCTGACACAGGTTGATAAAAATGGTAAACCCGTGGAAAAAAGTTATCTACGCCTTGGTGACATCTTCAACATGGATTGGGCTGCTGAGTTGGTGGTGCTAAGTGCCTGCGAAACAGGTTTGGGCAAGGATACCAAAGGTGAAGGTTTAGTTGGATTGACAAGGGGGTTAATGTATGCAGGTTCCAAACGGGCTGTGGTGTCGTTGTGGAATGTCAGCGACAACGGGACATCCCAGTTGATGCCGATATTTTACAAGTCGGTGTTAGCTGGTAAGTCTCCGGCTGTGGCTTTGCGGGAAGCACAGTTGCAGATGTGGCAGGGTAAGGAGTGGCGGAATCCCTTTTATTGGGCGGCTTTCACCTTACAGGGGGAGTGGAGGTGAGTAATGAGTAATGAGTAATGAGTAATGAGTGGGGAAACGGGGGGAAGGGGAAAGGTTTAGAAACCCGGTTTCTCCATATTCAAAATCACGATTTTTCACTCCGACTAATGAAACCGGGTTTCTCGCTGCACCACGACTGTCATGAAAAGCGGATCTGTGGTGCTAAACCTCGCGTTACCAAGATAGTGATGTTGGGTTTCGCAAAGCCTCCACCCAACCTACGGAAGAGGGGATCTTCAACTGTTGTGAACAGCAGATTTTGAGATTGCTTCCTTACGAAGACGCAAGCTACGCAATGACGTAAATGCGTAATTTTTATCAATAGTAGGGGGTTTAATAGCTTTACTGCCCACTGCCCACTGCCTACTGCCTACTGCCTTCTTCAACAATAGCTAAATTTAGGAGAATCAAAACCATGAATAAACAATCTTTCGCACTATTATTTACCGGAATCATCGGTGCTGCAACCTTAACTCTATCGGTTCAGGCTCAAACCAAACAAAGCATCACACCAAAGTTTATTAGTGCTAAAACTGGAGAATTCAAACTTGATGGCAAGGGAAAACCCTTTATTCCCGATGGTTTGGGACGTTCCGTCAAACCCGATGAAGGTGATTCTAGAGGGAAGCCCACTGGTAAAGATCCTCGTATTCCCATGTTAAGCAAAAAATACCCCTGGTCGGCAATTGGCAGAGTACAGGGAACCACAACTGATGCTGAAAGTTATCACTGCACAGGTACTTTAATTGCTGAAAATCTGGTTTTAACTAACGCCCACTGTATCATTAATCCGGAAACTGGCAAAATGAGTACCAAAATCCAGTTTATGCCCAATGTCATCGATGGGAAATATGAAGATGTCGCCGAGGTGGAAAAGGTTATTTACGGTACTGATTTTAAGAAAAGTAGCGATATTAGTCCTAAAGACTGGGCAATTATGAAAATTAATCAGCCTCTTGGTAGAAAATACGGTTATTTAGGCGTTAAACCTATACCAACTTCGACGCTGATTAAAAACCCTAAAAGCCTATTTTTCGTAGGTTATTCTGGTGATTTCCCTACAGAGCAGTATCAAAAGTATTTTACTGCTGGTAAAGGATGGACGGCTGGTTATGAAGAGGGATGCAGTATTACGGGAGAGGAAAATGGCTTTTTGTTACATGATTGTGCCACTTCTAGTGGTTCTTCTGGTGGTGCGCTGATTGGGGTAATTGGTGGTGAGCCTTATATTTTAGCGTTGAATAATGCTGAGGCGAAAAATCTCCGCACTGGACAGGATATTACTAATTTTGCGGTGAAGATTTCAACGATTGAGCAGGATTTGAGTCAGAAGTAAATTTCCTATGAGGAAATAGGGATTAGGGCAAACGGTTGTTTGCCCCTACATGATATTCACTCCTATGCCCAACTAGTAGTCCATGTCATTAATTTTGATGGTTATATACACATCCACAATCCTGTAGAGACGTAGCAGTGCTACGTCTCTACAACCGTCATTTTTATCTTGACAGACTACTAGTACAGCACGGCGGAAATAAAGCGATCATTATAACTTGGTAAAAAGCCTTATTTATATACCTTCTTAGCTTCTGCCTCCTTCCTTCTTACTTCTGCCTTCATGTACTAATAGGATTCCTTGACTTGAATTTCTTCGGCAACACGTTTGAGACGACGTAGTTGTGCTTGCATGTCTTGTTTGGTGGATTTTTCGGCAAAGGTTTTAAATCCCCAACTGACAACGGGATTAGGGATTGTGAATTCAAAACGGTTGATGAGGGTGGTACCTTTTTCGGTGGGTTGACATTCCCAGCGATCGCTTCCGTGAAAAAACCCTGTAAACTGCCAAATAATTAAACCTGGTTGTCGCTTCACCACGGTGCTGTTTAATGTCGGCTGAAGGATTGGTATCTGAATGAAAAATCTACTTTTAGCACCAACGTCGCTGCTCCATTCTCCCACAGGTTCGCAACGTAAAGCTGGATTTAACCAACGATGCATTAATGTTTGATTGGTAATACAACGCTCAACTATGGTGGCGGAAGCGCTAATTTGAATCGATTGCTCAAAAGTTTGATTTGCAGACATGTTTATCTATTAGACATCTCCGATATTATATGTGCGAATATGTGCGCCGAAAGTCACTCATATTTATTGATTCTAAATATTTCACCGAGAATGGGAAATTATTTTTTCTGATACATTCTTGGATACATGTATACATTATCACAAAATACTTACAAAAAAGGCAATTTTTCGCAGCACTTTTGGGTCTAAAAATCAAATTATAAATAAAAAATTCAAAAAGCTACGTAGATTAATATTCCTTGTAGTATTTTACTGGTAAATTACTATTGCAAAACATTTATGAAGTTATCAGGGTATTGGCTCATTCAAAGCAATCTACGCTGAAAACATCGCAAATGTTTCGCGCCATAGCACTGATAGTTAATATCGCAAAACCATGAATACAACTTGGCAAGATATAACCCAAGTGATGGGGTTTGATATGGGGAAAGGGATGCAGCATCTTTTCGCACAAGCTTCTCGCGTTCCTAATCTGGGAGTGAATGAGTCTGTTGATTACGCCAGAACAGCACTCCAACAGGTGATAGATTTTTTACCACAGCTTTTGGGTGCGGTGGTAATTCTTGTAATCGGCTGGTTGATTGCTGCAATTGTATCTGCTGTGGTGAAGGGGATTTTAAACCGAACCAAACTAGATAATCGCATTGCAGCTACTGTTTCCGGTGGTAGAGATGTTCCTCAAGTTGAGGGAATAATTTCTGGTTTGGTGTTTTGGAGTATTCTCCTCATCACTTTAGTTGCAGTTCTAGAACAACTCAATTTACGAACTGCTTCCCAACCACTCAACAACTTCCTCAACCAAATTGGTGATTTTCTACCGAAATTATTTGGTGTTGGTGTCCTCCTGGCATTAGCCTGGGTACTGGCAACTGTACTCAAATTGGTGACAATTCGCGGTTTGGATGCTTTACGTATCGATGAACGGCTGAATCCACCAGATGATGCTTCCCCCAGTCTCAACCAATTATCTTTGTCTGAGACTATTGGGAATGCACTGTACTGGTTTGTATTTTTGCTATTCCTGGTACCAGTTTTGGATACCTTGGGGTTGCGTCAAGCTTTACTACCAGTTCAAAATCTGATTACCGAAGTTTTAGGAATTTTGCCTAATATCTTAGGTGCAGTTCTAATTGCTGCTACTGGCTGGTTTGTCGCAAATATAGTCCGTAAGATTGTCACCAACTTGTTAGCAAGTACAGGTGTAGATCATATTGGTAGTCGTTTTGGTTTAAGTCCAGCGGCTGGGGTACAGTCACTGTCTAATATTGTTGGCACAATTGTTTATGTGTTGATTTTAATTCCAGTGGCAATCGCAGCTCTCAATGCACTGAAAATCGACGCAATTTCTGTCCCAGCAATCGCCATGCTGCAACAGATTCTCAGCGCTTTACCGTTGATTTTCACTGCGGCGACAATTTTAATTCTTGCCTATTTCTTAGGCAGATTTATCGCTGATTTAGTGACTAGTATCCTCACTAGTCTTGGTTTTAACAATATTTTTTCAGTTTTGGGATTAAATTCCCTCAACCGTGCAGCTGCCAATGTCGGCAATGCAACACCAGGTATCGCAGCACGCACCCCCTCAGAACTTGCTGGAATCATCGTTCTTGTGGGGATTATGTTGTTTGCCACTGTGGCAGCAGTTAATATCCTCGGTATTCCTTCTCTAACAGCCTTGGTGACAGGTATTCTCCTGGTTATGGGGCGGGTCTTAGCTGGGTTACTAATCTTTGCTGTGGGCTTATTCTTCGCCAATTTGGCGTTTAATCTAATTACTAGTTCTGGTAGCGCCCAAGCAAGAGTATTAGGACAAGTAGCACGGATTTCAATTATTACATTGGTATCAGCCATGGCACTACAACAAATTGGAGTTGCCCCAGATATCGTCAATCTAGCATTTGGTTTGTTGTTAGGCGCGATCGCTGTTGCCATCGCTTTGGCTTTTGGCTTAGGTGGACGGGATATTGCCCGCAATGAGGTTCAACAATGGCTCAACTCCTTTAAGAGCAAGGGTTAATAGTTAATAGTTTCATAATTAATGGCTAGAGTTCGGTACATACAACAAAATCTAGAAGTGAATTACGTAGTTGTAATTAGTGGAAAGTTTAAACCATCCCTGATTGCAGCTACGAAATTTTTTATTTTCTTCTTCTTATTTTTTCATACCTGAGATAGATGCATAAAATATCTTGATGTGATTTTAGAGAATAAATTACAGTAGTACTTTAATCGGGGTGATTTTCGTCATAGAGTAAGACAAAGAAAAGTGTTGTTGAGATGATACTCAAAGCCGTTGGCTAAGTTGTATAAGTTAGCCTTGGGGAAGAAACCAATCTAAATTTTTAAGAGTCTGGTTTCAAAATGGGTAACAGCAACGCCCCTATTAGTCTGATCACCTATGCTAAAAGTTATGCAGCCTGCCGCCAATTCACCCACGCCAATATCGCAGTGGGAGGACTTAACCCAAATAGGTGCCCCAAGCTCGGTTGAGTGGGATAATATCAAAACCCAGTTGGACTTAGTGTTGTTGGCACTAGAAACCTTGACTGGCATCGGTTCGGAAGCCATGCTTTCTGCGGCAATCGAACTCGGTTTAGAGTCAAAGGTACCAGATCGCGTAGCGCTGTGGCGGTTACGTCAATCAAACCCGTTACGAAAAGGTCAAGGAGGACGAAAAAAGCTAGATGTAGAAGAAGCGCGATCGCTTGTTCTCATTATCTGCCATCTTACCAAACAGCACCAAGAACTAATTCGCCGTGCTGTGAGTCTGTTGGAACAAATGGCGGAAACTAACCGCGAACCCCATCAGGCAGCTTTACTAGGAGATTACATTGACGCTTTCTGCAACACGTATCAAGAACGGATGGAGGAAGACGAAAGTATCTCCATAGAATCCCTAACTAACTTGGGATTAAAATTACTGGTAGACTTACTGTTCTACAGTGGTCCCGGTGGACACCGAAGACTTTGGCTTGCCCTAATTGATCGTTCGACAAAATTATAGATTTCGGTTGATTGGATATTTGGGGTTAAAAGAC includes:
- a CDS encoding mechanosensitive ion channel, translating into MNTTWQDITQVMGFDMGKGMQHLFAQASRVPNLGVNESVDYARTALQQVIDFLPQLLGAVVILVIGWLIAAIVSAVVKGILNRTKLDNRIAATVSGGRDVPQVEGIISGLVFWSILLITLVAVLEQLNLRTASQPLNNFLNQIGDFLPKLFGVGVLLALAWVLATVLKLVTIRGLDALRIDERLNPPDDASPSLNQLSLSETIGNALYWFVFLLFLVPVLDTLGLRQALLPVQNLITEVLGILPNILGAVLIAATGWFVANIVRKIVTNLLASTGVDHIGSRFGLSPAAGVQSLSNIVGTIVYVLILIPVAIAALNALKIDAISVPAIAMLQQILSALPLIFTAATILILAYFLGRFIADLVTSILTSLGFNNIFSVLGLNSLNRAAANVGNATPGIAARTPSELAGIIVLVGIMLFATVAAVNILGIPSLTALVTGILLVMGRVLAGLLIFAVGLFFANLAFNLITSSGSAQARVLGQVARISIITLVSAMALQQIGVAPDIVNLAFGLLLGAIAVAIALAFGLGGRDIARNEVQQWLNSFKSKG
- a CDS encoding SRPBCC family protein; its protein translation is MSANQTFEQSIQISASATIVERCITNQTLMHRWLNPALRCEPVGEWSSDVGAKSRFFIQIPILQPTLNSTVVKRQPGLIIWQFTGFFHGSDRWECQPTEKGTTLINRFEFTIPNPVVSWGFKTFAEKSTKQDMQAQLRRLKRVAEEIQVKESY
- a CDS encoding CHAT domain-containing tetratricopeptide repeat protein → MAQCKKNRVILSYLLPKFSHYSLIALLSVVLVSESVGARATLAQLQIAQQPATTQPDATRAEAEKLTKEGLELYKQGTAESLIAARKKLEQALVLWQKLDDKKWQALTLLGIGGVYSDLGDKQEALKFYNQSLSLSIEVGNKQLEATTLNNIGGVYSDLGDKQQALKFYNQSLPLRIEVGDKSGQATTLNNSGLVYYSLGDKQQALKFYNQSLPLYVEVGNKSGQAVTLNNIGAVYSDLGDKQQALKFYNQSLPLRIEVGDKSGQATTLNNIGEVYFSLGDKQQALKFYNQSLPLTIEVEDKSGQATTLNNIGLVYDSLGEKTKALKFFNQSLPLTIEVEDKSGQAKILANLADLERKQGNLEASLKQIDAAIEIIEELRKTYTNKELQTTYFASVQNFYQFKTSLLMELHKRNPSKGYDSQALNNNERSRARVLIDLLAESGANIRKGVNPQLLAEEQRLQQLLNAKEKARTNIISTTKDSDTAAKATAKQLEEEIAEIISQQETLKAEIRQKSPQYDALQYPQPLELKGIQQQLDKDTILLQYSLGEERSYLWLVTPDSLQAYELPKGEEIEKAVTNFRDVMDKFVKRGDNYKPQEHPNDINQPALQLSQLVLAPVANKLGNKRLVIVADGGLQTIPFAALADPGTPPPAPPGLQGGEKDQTKPQNLSPQQGREESKPLSALQRGSYQPLLVNHEIVNLPSVTAIQTQRKLLNNRPLSPKTLAVLADPVFSAEQAQGKPESWGIEVDVHRSAQQRAMKNLNRSGLIPLPGTRIEAKAMLKLLPSEQTTYAFGADANYEFATNPTLKQYQHLFFATHGLVDTKQPELSGIALTQVDKNGKPVEKSYLRLGDIFNMDWAAELVVLSACETGLGKDTKGEGLVGLTRGLMYAGSKRAVVSLWNVSDNGTSQLMPIFYKSVLAGKSPAVALREAQLQMWQGKEWRNPFYWAAFTLQGEWR
- a CDS encoding trypsin-like serine peptidase, with the protein product MNKQSFALLFTGIIGAATLTLSVQAQTKQSITPKFISAKTGEFKLDGKGKPFIPDGLGRSVKPDEGDSRGKPTGKDPRIPMLSKKYPWSAIGRVQGTTTDAESYHCTGTLIAENLVLTNAHCIINPETGKMSTKIQFMPNVIDGKYEDVAEVEKVIYGTDFKKSSDISPKDWAIMKINQPLGRKYGYLGVKPIPTSTLIKNPKSLFFVGYSGDFPTEQYQKYFTAGKGWTAGYEEGCSITGEENGFLLHDCATSSGSSGGALIGVIGGEPYILALNNAEAKNLRTGQDITNFAVKISTIEQDLSQK
- a CDS encoding DUF3038 domain-containing protein, which encodes MLKVMQPAANSPTPISQWEDLTQIGAPSSVEWDNIKTQLDLVLLALETLTGIGSEAMLSAAIELGLESKVPDRVALWRLRQSNPLRKGQGGRKKLDVEEARSLVLIICHLTKQHQELIRRAVSLLEQMAETNREPHQAALLGDYIDAFCNTYQERMEEDESISIESLTNLGLKLLVDLLFYSGPGGHRRLWLALIDRSTKL